A portion of the Carya illinoinensis cultivar Pawnee chromosome 11, C.illinoinensisPawnee_v1, whole genome shotgun sequence genome contains these proteins:
- the LOC122282917 gene encoding 1-acyl-sn-glycerol-3-phosphate acyltransferase-like isoform X4: protein MFAVSVLFLPCSGILCLFAAKQCKDFDHLLMENGGTSSFPRFRRLECCFNASSRLGVKETPKIPAKELGSKLKANMYLDEEGWGSVLLSWIRVVICFATMMVTTFVWALIMLALIPWPYERIRQGNIYGHITGRLMMWILGNPTKIQGAEFSSKRAIYISNHASPLDIFLIMWLTPTGTVGIAKKEIIWYPLFGQLYVLANHLRIDRSNPTAAIESMKQAARAIVENNLSLIIFPEGTRSKNGRLLPFKKMETYMKIKAGTLNFLATIIKCY from the exons ATGTTTGCAGTATCTGTTCTTTTCTTGCCCTGTTCAGGTATTCTCTGTTTGTTTGCAGCCAAACAGTGCAAAGACTTTGATCATTTACTTATGGAGAATGGTGGAACTAGTTCTTTTCCGAGGTTTCGAAGATTGGAGTGCTGCTTCAATGCAAGCTCTAGACTTGGTGTGAAGGAAACGCCGAAAATTCCGGCGAAAGAACTGGGATCGAAGCTAAAGGCCAATATGTATTTGGATGAAGAGGGATGGGGCTCAGTATTACTATCTTGGATTAGAGTTGTCATATGTTTCGCGACGATGATGGTCACGACATTCGTTTGGGCGTTGATCATGCTCGCGCTTATACCGTGGCCTTATGAGAGGATCAGGCAGGGGAACATATATGGACATATTACTGGTAGATTAATG ATGTGGATCCTTGGGAATCCTACAAAGATTCAGGGTGCTGAATTTTCTAGTAAGAGGGCCATTTATATCAGTAACCATGCATCTCCTCTCGATATTTTCCTAATAATGTGGTTGACTCCCACAGGCACTGTTGGCATTGCCAAGAAGGAG ATCATTTGGTACCCACTATTTGGACAACTTTATGTTTTGGCAAACCACCTTCGAATAGATCGCTCCAACCCAACTGCAGCCATTGAATCCATGAAACAG GCAGCTCGTGCAATAGTGGAAAACAACCTATCTTTGATAATTTTTCCCGAAGGCACCAGGTCCAAAAATGGGCGTCTACTCCCTTTTAAAAAG ATGGAAACATACATGAAAATAAAGGCAGGAACCCTCAATTTTTTGGCAACTATAATAAAATGTTACTGA
- the LOC122282917 gene encoding 1-acyl-sn-glycerol-3-phosphate acyltransferase-like isoform X3 translates to MENGGTSSFPRFRRLECCFNASSRLGVKETPKIPAKELGSKLKANMYLDEEGWGSVLLSWIRVVICFATMMVTTFVWALIMLALIPWPYERIRQGNIYGHITGRLMMWILGNPTKIQGAEFSSKRAIYISNHASPLDIFLIMWLTPTGTVGIAKKEIIWYPLFGQLYVLANHLRIDRSNPTAAIESMKQAARAIVENNLSLIIFPEGTRSKNGRLLPFKKGFVHLALQSGLPIVPMVLTGTHLAWKKGSLNVRPAPLTVRYLPPISTNDWTADKIDDYIKMIHDLYVKHLPESQRPPVVEDPRNGSNS, encoded by the exons ATGGAGAATGGTGGAACTAGTTCTTTTCCGAGGTTTCGAAGATTGGAGTGCTGCTTCAATGCAAGCTCTAGACTTGGTGTGAAGGAAACGCCGAAAATTCCGGCGAAAGAACTGGGATCGAAGCTAAAGGCCAATATGTATTTGGATGAAGAGGGATGGGGCTCAGTATTACTATCTTGGATTAGAGTTGTCATATGTTTCGCGACGATGATGGTCACGACATTCGTTTGGGCGTTGATCATGCTCGCGCTTATACCGTGGCCTTATGAGAGGATCAGGCAGGGGAACATATATGGACATATTACTGGTAGATTAATG ATGTGGATCCTTGGGAATCCTACAAAGATTCAGGGTGCTGAATTTTCTAGTAAGAGGGCCATTTATATCAGTAACCATGCATCTCCTCTCGATATTTTCCTAATAATGTGGTTGACTCCCACAGGCACTGTTGGCATTGCCAAGAAGGAG ATCATTTGGTACCCACTATTTGGACAACTTTATGTTTTGGCAAACCACCTTCGAATAGATCGCTCCAACCCAACTGCAGCCATTGAATCCATGAAACAG GCAGCTCGTGCAATAGTGGAAAACAACCTATCTTTGATAATTTTTCCCGAAGGCACCAGGTCCAAAAATGGGCGTCTACTCCCTTTTAAAAAG GGCTTTGTTCATTTGGCATTGCAGTCAGGCCTCCCAATAGTTCCCATGGTCTTGACAGGTACCCATCTAGCATGGAAGAAGGGCAGCTTAAATGTTCGACCAGCACCTCTGACAGTAAGGTATCTTCCTCCAATAAGTACCAATGATTGGACAGCTGACAAGATCGACGACTACATTAAGATGATTCATGACTTGTATGTCAAACATCTCCCCGAGTCTCAGAGGCCTCCTGTGGTAGAAGATCCCAGAAATGGTTCCAATTCATAG
- the LOC122282927 gene encoding uncharacterized protein LOC122282927 isoform X3, producing MSQAYQGSNPDGLADVPMKRKRGRPRKYPRLDNGEKAHVAKDQSSNHGVNGRVPPACEDVKGNQPRQVDSISDANDDMVGQEVSGVIEAGFDAGYLLSVRVGNSDTTLRGVVFKPGHFIPVSAENDVAPDMRMIRRNEIPLPAQTYSKVHGYNPRYTERQNFKSPRNGNNSFQVPGVAPESASLVALKGKQASLVVPRGNVVPLVLKPANGVALANQPSPVAIQGAHLAVSKSKQVGGAQSSDASTLNNQVPTIGNQAPTSLPQASNQVTPKDLRSENVPYIQPPPEVVPDLEVTSAILPGMPFENLSTEVSKKTQAPSESAKTEIESSGSAGKMSVKVSGHSQKDEFNDMDQPLLIEPLQAVQPNLQNQPGPSLKPIENNITGKMTELLQHFKTRFCRKPQWRTSSQQKLVD from the exons ATGAGCCAAGCCTACCAAGGGAGCAACCCTGATGGCTTGGCAGATGTCCCCATGAAGCGCAAAAGGGGTCGTCCGCGGAAGTATCCAAGGCTAGATAATGGGGAGAAAGCTCATGTTGCGAAGGATCAGAGTTCAAACCATGGGGTGAATGGTCGTGTCCCTCCTGCGTGTGAAGATGTGAAAGGAAATCAGCCCCGTCAGGTTGATTCAATTAGTGATGCAAATGATGACATGGTGGGCCAGGAAGTTTCTGGTGTCATTGAGGCAGGATTTGATGCGGGATATTTGCTGAGCGTTCGGGTTGGCAACTCCGACACCACTTTGAGGGGTGTTGTCTTTAAGCCTGGACATTTCATTCCTGTTTCAGCTGAGAATGATGTGGCCCCAGACATGAGAATGATCAGGCGCAATGAGATTCCTCTCCCAGCACAAACTTATTCTAAGGTCCATGGCTATAACCCTCGATACACAGAGAggcaaaattttaaatctccaAGAAATGGAAATAATTCATTTCAGGTGCCTGGAGTAGCACCTGAGTCTGCTAGCCTTGTGGCCTTGAAAGGCAAACAGGCTTCTTTGGTAGTTCCAAGGGGCAATGTAGTGCCTCTAGTGCTCAAACCTGCTAATGGGGTAGCACTTGCAAACCAACCATCTCCAGTCGCTATCCAAGGTGCTCATTTGGCAGTCTCAAAGAGCAAACAGGTTGGAGGTGCTCAATCATCAGATGCTTCAACCCTCAACAACCAGGTGCCAACAATTGGAAACCAAGCACCTACTTCTCTACCTCAAGCCAGCAACCAGGTTACACCAAAAGATTTGCGAAGTGAAAATGTTCCGTATATTCAACCTCCACCAGAGGTGGTACCTGATTTAGAAGTCACATCAGCAATATTGCCTGGCATGCCTTTCGAGAATCTATCGACTGAGGTCAGCAAGAAAACTCAAGCTCCATCAGAGTCAGCAAAGACTGAAATTGAAAGTAGTGGGTCTGCTGGTAAAATGTCAGTTAAAGTTTCTGGCCATAGTCAGAAAGATGAATTTAATGACATGGATCAGCCCCTATTAATTGAGCCACTGCAGGCGGTACAGCCAAATCTTCAGAACCAGCCGGGTCCCTCTTTAAAACCTATTGAGAATAATATAACTGGCAAAATGACTGAGCTATTGCAG CACTTCAAAACTAGATTTTGCAGGAAACCGCAATGGAGAACCAGCAGCCAGCAAAAGCTTGTGGACTGA
- the LOC122282917 gene encoding 1-acyl-sn-glycerol-3-phosphate acyltransferase-like isoform X2, which yields MSFCFQCRAKQCKDFDHLLMENGGTSSFPRFRRLECCFNASSRLGVKETPKIPAKELGSKLKANMYLDEEGWGSVLLSWIRVVICFATMMVTTFVWALIMLALIPWPYERIRQGNIYGHITGRLMMWILGNPTKIQGAEFSSKRAIYISNHASPLDIFLIMWLTPTGTVGIAKKEIIWYPLFGQLYVLANHLRIDRSNPTAAIESMKQAARAIVENNLSLIIFPEGTRSKNGRLLPFKKGFVHLALQSGLPIVPMVLTGTHLAWKKGSLNVRPAPLTVRYLPPISTNDWTADKIDDYIKMIHDLYVKHLPESQRPPVVEDPRNGSNS from the exons ATGTCCTTTTGTTTCCAGTGTCGAG CCAAACAGTGCAAAGACTTTGATCATTTACTTATGGAGAATGGTGGAACTAGTTCTTTTCCGAGGTTTCGAAGATTGGAGTGCTGCTTCAATGCAAGCTCTAGACTTGGTGTGAAGGAAACGCCGAAAATTCCGGCGAAAGAACTGGGATCGAAGCTAAAGGCCAATATGTATTTGGATGAAGAGGGATGGGGCTCAGTATTACTATCTTGGATTAGAGTTGTCATATGTTTCGCGACGATGATGGTCACGACATTCGTTTGGGCGTTGATCATGCTCGCGCTTATACCGTGGCCTTATGAGAGGATCAGGCAGGGGAACATATATGGACATATTACTGGTAGATTAATG ATGTGGATCCTTGGGAATCCTACAAAGATTCAGGGTGCTGAATTTTCTAGTAAGAGGGCCATTTATATCAGTAACCATGCATCTCCTCTCGATATTTTCCTAATAATGTGGTTGACTCCCACAGGCACTGTTGGCATTGCCAAGAAGGAG ATCATTTGGTACCCACTATTTGGACAACTTTATGTTTTGGCAAACCACCTTCGAATAGATCGCTCCAACCCAACTGCAGCCATTGAATCCATGAAACAG GCAGCTCGTGCAATAGTGGAAAACAACCTATCTTTGATAATTTTTCCCGAAGGCACCAGGTCCAAAAATGGGCGTCTACTCCCTTTTAAAAAG GGCTTTGTTCATTTGGCATTGCAGTCAGGCCTCCCAATAGTTCCCATGGTCTTGACAGGTACCCATCTAGCATGGAAGAAGGGCAGCTTAAATGTTCGACCAGCACCTCTGACAGTAAGGTATCTTCCTCCAATAAGTACCAATGATTGGACAGCTGACAAGATCGACGACTACATTAAGATGATTCATGACTTGTATGTCAAACATCTCCCCGAGTCTCAGAGGCCTCCTGTGGTAGAAGATCCCAGAAATGGTTCCAATTCATAG
- the LOC122282917 gene encoding 1-acyl-sn-glycerol-3-phosphate acyltransferase-like isoform X1, with amino-acid sequence MFAVSVLFLPCSGILCLFAAKQCKDFDHLLMENGGTSSFPRFRRLECCFNASSRLGVKETPKIPAKELGSKLKANMYLDEEGWGSVLLSWIRVVICFATMMVTTFVWALIMLALIPWPYERIRQGNIYGHITGRLMMWILGNPTKIQGAEFSSKRAIYISNHASPLDIFLIMWLTPTGTVGIAKKEIIWYPLFGQLYVLANHLRIDRSNPTAAIESMKQAARAIVENNLSLIIFPEGTRSKNGRLLPFKKGFVHLALQSGLPIVPMVLTGTHLAWKKGSLNVRPAPLTVRYLPPISTNDWTADKIDDYIKMIHDLYVKHLPESQRPPVVEDPRNGSNS; translated from the exons ATGTTTGCAGTATCTGTTCTTTTCTTGCCCTGTTCAGGTATTCTCTGTTTGTTTGCAGCCAAACAGTGCAAAGACTTTGATCATTTACTTATGGAGAATGGTGGAACTAGTTCTTTTCCGAGGTTTCGAAGATTGGAGTGCTGCTTCAATGCAAGCTCTAGACTTGGTGTGAAGGAAACGCCGAAAATTCCGGCGAAAGAACTGGGATCGAAGCTAAAGGCCAATATGTATTTGGATGAAGAGGGATGGGGCTCAGTATTACTATCTTGGATTAGAGTTGTCATATGTTTCGCGACGATGATGGTCACGACATTCGTTTGGGCGTTGATCATGCTCGCGCTTATACCGTGGCCTTATGAGAGGATCAGGCAGGGGAACATATATGGACATATTACTGGTAGATTAATG ATGTGGATCCTTGGGAATCCTACAAAGATTCAGGGTGCTGAATTTTCTAGTAAGAGGGCCATTTATATCAGTAACCATGCATCTCCTCTCGATATTTTCCTAATAATGTGGTTGACTCCCACAGGCACTGTTGGCATTGCCAAGAAGGAG ATCATTTGGTACCCACTATTTGGACAACTTTATGTTTTGGCAAACCACCTTCGAATAGATCGCTCCAACCCAACTGCAGCCATTGAATCCATGAAACAG GCAGCTCGTGCAATAGTGGAAAACAACCTATCTTTGATAATTTTTCCCGAAGGCACCAGGTCCAAAAATGGGCGTCTACTCCCTTTTAAAAAG GGCTTTGTTCATTTGGCATTGCAGTCAGGCCTCCCAATAGTTCCCATGGTCTTGACAGGTACCCATCTAGCATGGAAGAAGGGCAGCTTAAATGTTCGACCAGCACCTCTGACAGTAAGGTATCTTCCTCCAATAAGTACCAATGATTGGACAGCTGACAAGATCGACGACTACATTAAGATGATTCATGACTTGTATGTCAAACATCTCCCCGAGTCTCAGAGGCCTCCTGTGGTAGAAGATCCCAGAAATGGTTCCAATTCATAG
- the LOC122282927 gene encoding uncharacterized protein LOC122282927 isoform X2, with translation MSQAYQGSNPDGLADVPMKRKRGRPRKYPRLDNGEKAHVAKDQSSNHGVNGRVPPACEDVKGNQPRQVDSISDANDDMVGQEVSGVIEAGFDAGYLLSVRVGNSDTTLRGVVFKPGHFIPVSAENDVAPDMRMIRRNEIPLPAQTYSKVHGYNPRYTERQNFKSPRNGNNSFQVPGVAPESASLVALKGKQASLVVPRGNVVPLVLKPANGVALANQPSPVAIQGAHLAVSKSKQVGGAQSSDASTLNNQVPTIGNQAPTSLPQASNQVTPKDLRSENVPYIQPPPEVVPDLEVTSAILPGMPFENLSTEVSKKTQAPSESAKTEIESSGSAGKMSVKVSGHSQKDEFNDMDQPLLIEPLQAVQPNLQNQPGPSLKPIENNITGKMTELLQETAMENQQPAKACGLKLDEPRSPETNLGDKEIDQTKK, from the exons ATGAGCCAAGCCTACCAAGGGAGCAACCCTGATGGCTTGGCAGATGTCCCCATGAAGCGCAAAAGGGGTCGTCCGCGGAAGTATCCAAGGCTAGATAATGGGGAGAAAGCTCATGTTGCGAAGGATCAGAGTTCAAACCATGGGGTGAATGGTCGTGTCCCTCCTGCGTGTGAAGATGTGAAAGGAAATCAGCCCCGTCAGGTTGATTCAATTAGTGATGCAAATGATGACATGGTGGGCCAGGAAGTTTCTGGTGTCATTGAGGCAGGATTTGATGCGGGATATTTGCTGAGCGTTCGGGTTGGCAACTCCGACACCACTTTGAGGGGTGTTGTCTTTAAGCCTGGACATTTCATTCCTGTTTCAGCTGAGAATGATGTGGCCCCAGACATGAGAATGATCAGGCGCAATGAGATTCCTCTCCCAGCACAAACTTATTCTAAGGTCCATGGCTATAACCCTCGATACACAGAGAggcaaaattttaaatctccaAGAAATGGAAATAATTCATTTCAGGTGCCTGGAGTAGCACCTGAGTCTGCTAGCCTTGTGGCCTTGAAAGGCAAACAGGCTTCTTTGGTAGTTCCAAGGGGCAATGTAGTGCCTCTAGTGCTCAAACCTGCTAATGGGGTAGCACTTGCAAACCAACCATCTCCAGTCGCTATCCAAGGTGCTCATTTGGCAGTCTCAAAGAGCAAACAGGTTGGAGGTGCTCAATCATCAGATGCTTCAACCCTCAACAACCAGGTGCCAACAATTGGAAACCAAGCACCTACTTCTCTACCTCAAGCCAGCAACCAGGTTACACCAAAAGATTTGCGAAGTGAAAATGTTCCGTATATTCAACCTCCACCAGAGGTGGTACCTGATTTAGAAGTCACATCAGCAATATTGCCTGGCATGCCTTTCGAGAATCTATCGACTGAGGTCAGCAAGAAAACTCAAGCTCCATCAGAGTCAGCAAAGACTGAAATTGAAAGTAGTGGGTCTGCTGGTAAAATGTCAGTTAAAGTTTCTGGCCATAGTCAGAAAGATGAATTTAATGACATGGATCAGCCCCTATTAATTGAGCCACTGCAGGCGGTACAGCCAAATCTTCAGAACCAGCCGGGTCCCTCTTTAAAACCTATTGAGAATAATATAACTGGCAAAATGACTGAGCTATTGCAG GAAACCGCAATGGAGAACCAGCAGCCAGCAAAAGCTTGTGGACTGAAGTTAGATGAACCAAGGAGTCCGGAAACTAATCTCGGAGATAAAGAAATTGATCAAACGAAGAAATAG
- the LOC122282927 gene encoding uncharacterized protein LOC122282927 isoform X1: MSQAYQGSNPDGLADVPMKRKRGRPRKYPRLDNGEKAHVAKDQSSNHGVNGRVPPACEDVKGNQPRQVDSISDANDDMVGQEVSGVIEAGFDAGYLLSVRVGNSDTTLRGVVFKPGHFIPVSAENDVAPDMRMIRRNEIPLPAQTYSKVHGYNPRYTERQNFKSPRNGNNSFQVPGVAPESASLVALKGKQASLVVPRGNVVPLVLKPANGVALANQPSPVAIQGAHLAVSKSKQVGGAQSSDASTLNNQVPTIGNQAPTSLPQASNQVTPKDLRSENVPYIQPPPEVVPDLEVTSAILPGMPFENLSTEVSKKTQAPSESAKTEIESSGSAGKMSVKVSGHSQKDEFNDMDQPLLIEPLQAVQPNLQNQPGPSLKPIENNITGKMTELLQILQETAMENQQPAKACGLKLDEPRSPETNLGDKEIDQTKK; this comes from the exons ATGAGCCAAGCCTACCAAGGGAGCAACCCTGATGGCTTGGCAGATGTCCCCATGAAGCGCAAAAGGGGTCGTCCGCGGAAGTATCCAAGGCTAGATAATGGGGAGAAAGCTCATGTTGCGAAGGATCAGAGTTCAAACCATGGGGTGAATGGTCGTGTCCCTCCTGCGTGTGAAGATGTGAAAGGAAATCAGCCCCGTCAGGTTGATTCAATTAGTGATGCAAATGATGACATGGTGGGCCAGGAAGTTTCTGGTGTCATTGAGGCAGGATTTGATGCGGGATATTTGCTGAGCGTTCGGGTTGGCAACTCCGACACCACTTTGAGGGGTGTTGTCTTTAAGCCTGGACATTTCATTCCTGTTTCAGCTGAGAATGATGTGGCCCCAGACATGAGAATGATCAGGCGCAATGAGATTCCTCTCCCAGCACAAACTTATTCTAAGGTCCATGGCTATAACCCTCGATACACAGAGAggcaaaattttaaatctccaAGAAATGGAAATAATTCATTTCAGGTGCCTGGAGTAGCACCTGAGTCTGCTAGCCTTGTGGCCTTGAAAGGCAAACAGGCTTCTTTGGTAGTTCCAAGGGGCAATGTAGTGCCTCTAGTGCTCAAACCTGCTAATGGGGTAGCACTTGCAAACCAACCATCTCCAGTCGCTATCCAAGGTGCTCATTTGGCAGTCTCAAAGAGCAAACAGGTTGGAGGTGCTCAATCATCAGATGCTTCAACCCTCAACAACCAGGTGCCAACAATTGGAAACCAAGCACCTACTTCTCTACCTCAAGCCAGCAACCAGGTTACACCAAAAGATTTGCGAAGTGAAAATGTTCCGTATATTCAACCTCCACCAGAGGTGGTACCTGATTTAGAAGTCACATCAGCAATATTGCCTGGCATGCCTTTCGAGAATCTATCGACTGAGGTCAGCAAGAAAACTCAAGCTCCATCAGAGTCAGCAAAGACTGAAATTGAAAGTAGTGGGTCTGCTGGTAAAATGTCAGTTAAAGTTTCTGGCCATAGTCAGAAAGATGAATTTAATGACATGGATCAGCCCCTATTAATTGAGCCACTGCAGGCGGTACAGCCAAATCTTCAGAACCAGCCGGGTCCCTCTTTAAAACCTATTGAGAATAATATAACTGGCAAAATGACTGAGCTATTGCAG ATTTTGCAGGAAACCGCAATGGAGAACCAGCAGCCAGCAAAAGCTTGTGGACTGAAGTTAGATGAACCAAGGAGTCCGGAAACTAATCTCGGAGATAAAGAAATTGATCAAACGAAGAAATAG
- the LOC122281703 gene encoding heat shock 70 kDa protein 16-like — MSVVGFDIGNENCVIAVVKQRGIDVLMNDESKRETPSVVCFGEKQRFMGSAGAASAMKNLKSTISQVKRLIGREFSDVDVQNELKKLPFETSEGPDGGILICLTYRGESHTFTPVQIMAMLFAHLKEITEKNLEMPISDCVIGIPSYFTDLQRRSYLNAATIAGLKPLRLMHDCTATALSFGIYKTDFPSSGPTYVAFVDIGHCDTQVSIALFEAGHMRILSHTFDISLGGRDFDEVLFTYFASKFKEQYGIDVYSNIKACIRLRVACEKLKKVLSANPEAPLNIECLMEEKDVKGFIKREEFEKLASGLLDRMSIPCNKALADAGLAAEEIHSVELVGSGSRIPAITRLLASIFRREPSRKLNASECVARGCALQCAMLSPVFRVREYEVQDIIPFSIGFSSEEGPICTGSNGVLFPRGQPIPSLKVLSFQRSNLFHLEAFYANPHELPPGVSPKISRFMIGRVHGSHGEKARVKVKVQLNLHGIVCVESAWLIEDHVDDTVTSSNIYSNIDKMDAECAASDMVANGVEDSTRAQSKSSHASAEGIRSDEVTRRLEILVSESIYGGMTEAELSDAQEKETQLAQQDRAMEQTKYKKNALESYVYDMRNKLFNTYRSFASDHEREDISSSLQQTEEWLYEDGDDETEIAYTSKLDDLKKLVDPIENRYKDEAARAQARRDLLNSIVDYRKSVDSIPPKDQEAIINECNKAEKWLTEKSQQQDAMPKNMDPVLWSSDIQSRKEDLDTTCKDILRTKASPPNPENSGPGQHDTSSHT, encoded by the exons ATGAGTGTGGTGGGATTTGATATTGGAAACGAGAACTGTGTTATTGCCGTGGTGAAGCAAAGGGGTATTGATGTTTTGATGAATGATGAATCAAAACGTGAAACCCCGTCTGTGGTATGTTTTGGGGAGAAGCAACGGTTTATGGGATCTGCCGGTGCTGCTTCTGCAATGAAGAACCTGAAATCCACAATATCTCAGGTCAAAAGACTAATTGGCAGGGAATTCTCAGATGTGGATGTGCAGAACGAGCTTAAAAAGCTGCCTTTTGAAACTTCTGAAGGTCCGGATGGGGGCATTTTGATTTGCTTGACGTACCGGGGTGAGAGCCATACATTTACACCAGTGCAGATTATGGCAATGCTCTTTGCTCATTTGAAAGAGATAACAGAGAAAAATTTGGAAATGCCCATTTCAGATTGTGTAATTGGGATCCCGTCATACTTTACAGACTTGCAGAGACGCTCATATTTGAATGCTGCAACAATTGCTGGGTTAAAGCCTTTGAGGTTGATGCATGACTGTACTGCTACTGCACTTAGTTTTGGAATTTATAAAACAGATTTCCCCAGCTCTGGACCAACTTACGTTGCATTTGTTGACATTGGTCATTGTGATACCCAGGTCTCTATTGCATTATTTGAGGCTGGGCATATGAGGATATTATCACATACTTTTGACATAAGCTTGGGAGGGCGAGACTTTGACGAAgttttgtttacttattttgcTTCAAAATTTAAAGAGCAGTACGGTATTGATGTGTACTCTAATATCAAGGCATGTATCAGGCTGAGGGTAGCATGCGAGAAGCTGAAGAAAGTGTTGAGTGCAAACCCAGAGGCACCTCTAAATATTGAGTGTCTGATGGAGGAGAAAGATGTCAAGGGATTTATTAAGAGGGAAGAATTTGAGAAGCTAGCTTCAGGATTATTGGATAGGATGAGCATTCCTTGTAACAAAGCCTTGGCTGATGCAGGGTTGGCTGCAGAGGAGATCCATTCTGTTGAGCTAGTTGGCTCAGGATCTAGGATTCCAGCTATTACCAGATTGTTAGCTTCGATTTTCAGGAGAGAACCCAGCCGGAAACTGAATGCGAGTGAATGTGTGGCACGTGGATGTGCTCTTCAGTGTGCAATGCTTAGTCCAGTTTTTCGAGTTAGAGAATATGAG GTTCAAGATATTATACCTTTCTCCATAGGATTTTCATCAGAAGAAGGTCCAATTTGCACGGGTTCAAATGGTGTGCTGTTTCCTAGAGGCCAACCAATTCCAAGCCTTAAGGTTCTATCATTTCAACGAAGCAATTTGTTCCATTTGGAAGCATTCTATGCCAATCCACATGAACTGCCCCCTGGTGTCTCACCAAAGATTAGTCGTTTCATG ATTGGCCGTGTCCACGGATCCCATGGTGAAAAGGCAAGGGTTAAAGTTAAAGTTCAATTGAACCTGCATGGAATTGTCTGTGTTGAATCAGCTTGG TTGATAGAAGATCATGTAGATGATACAGTCACAAGCAGCAATATTTATTCGAATATAGATAAAATGGATGCTGAATGTGCTGCTTCTGATATGGTTGCAAATGGTGTTGAAGATAGTACTCGTGCACAGTCTAAATCTTCACATGCTTCT GCCGAGGGAATAAGAAGTGATGAAGTGACCAGGAGGCTTGAAATACTGGTTAGCGAAAGTATCTATGGTGGAATGACCGAGGCTGAGCTCTCTGATGcccaagaaaaagaaactcAGCTGGCCCAACAGGACAGAGCTATGGAACAAACCAAATACAAGAAGAACGCCCTGGAGTCTTATGTGTATGATATGCGAAATAAG CTATTCAACACATATCGGAGCTTTGCAAGTGACCATGAGAGAGAGGACATATCCAGCAGTCTACAGCAGACAGAGGAGTGGCTTTATGAGGATGGGGATGATGAAACAGAAATTGCTTATACTTCAAAACTAGATGATCTTAAGAAG TTGGTGGATCCAATAGAGAACCGTTATAAGGATGAAGCAGCAAGAGCACAAGCAAGAAGAGATCTGCTCAACTCCATTGTGGATTATAGGAAGTCTGTTGATTCAATCCCACCCAAGGATCAAGAGGCG ATCATTAATGAGTGCAATAAAGCAGAGAAGTGGCTAACAGAGAAATCCCAACAGCAAGATGCCATGCCTAAGAACATGGACCCAGTATTATGGTCGAGCGATATCCAGAGCAGGAAAGAGGATTTGGACAC GACATGCAAGGATATACTGAGAACAAAGGCTTCTCCTCCAAATCCAGAGAACTCGGGGCCAGGCCAGCACGACACTTCCAGTCACACATGA